CCTTTTACTGGTGAAGCTTTTCTGCCGCTGGGCCCATTTCAGGTATTCAGGAACAAGATCAGAAAATTTATGATTTCCGACTTTTAGAATTTCTGGGTGCCTTCCTTCGAGCATCTGCTGTTTGCGTTTGGTGAGCAGGATCTCGGCATCCCGATACCGGTAGCTGTTCGAGGACTCATAACGGATCTTTCCATCCGGTCCTCCATAACGGATCCAGTAAACATTGCCTCTCTTATAAATTCCTCTTGCCATGATTCTCCTCCTTTTGTTCAAGGCAGTCCATCAGCCTTGATAACGTAGGGCTTGGAGTCCGCAGCCCCTTTTCAAGCATATGAATGTAATTTCGTTGTACTCCAAGGAGAGCGGCGAATTCCAGCTGGGTCAGGCCAAGATGTTTTCTGTACATGATAATCCGTTCCGGTGTCCAGGGATCCATACCCTTATTATAGTCTAACAGTGTTAGAATGTCAAGGCCGGAGTGAGGTATACAATTTGGTATACAGTGTTTTCTAACT
This Thermoanaerobaculia bacterium DNA region includes the following protein-coding sequences:
- a CDS encoding helix-turn-helix transcriptional regulator; amino-acid sequence: MDPWTPERIIMYRKHLGLTQLEFAALLGVQRNYIHMLEKGLRTPSPTLSRLMDCLEQKEENHGKRNL